TGAGCAAAAGTTGGCTCGGTCAGAGGGGAGTtgatgctagctagctagctagccgcACTGCTAACTTTACGCTGTTTGCTCCCTCCGTCCTGTCACGTATTTCTAGCGGATAGTCTcttactgtcctgtcctgtcctgtcctgtgttTAGTTTGTTAACCTGAGCCTTTATTGCGCGCTTTAATGTCACATTTGAGCTGTGAAGTTAGCCTGAAGCTAACTTGTCACTAAGTTGGGAGCGTGTTGTTGAGGTTGGTGTTAACATAAAGGCATCATGGGCCCAAAAACTGTCAACCAACTAAGCTAATTTAGTGATTTAGTTAACTTAATTTAGCCAGTTTTTCTCCACCACTGGCCACAGCTGTATTACAGCTAACTAACCAGCTGCTAATCTCGGTGTCTTTCTAACGCCAGACAACGTTAACAAGTTGAATCAAAACACcatcttaacttttttttacGCCTGAAACAACTAAAATCCGCCAAATTAAAGTTGTCAAGTTGCGTTGAACACATGGAGAGTTGTTCAGTTCACTCTCTTGTAAGTTGTAGCAACTACTATTCtagtttcttgtcttttttgtttttgttttttagagcTAGGAGGGTTTTACTGCTGCACAGTTACTCATTGTAGGTTGTGCCTGCTTGTTTTCATCACAGTAGTTTGTATGTAGGATGCCAGATTAAACCTTAATGCTTTTGTTAGAGGTTTTAAAAGGGAGCGACAGACTGCTTGATTTTAGTGCTGTTAATATGAAAAGTAAGATAATCAAACATTACTGTTAAAGAATCACTACTGTGCCCCACTTCTCACATTTGGCAGTAATGCAATTACTATACTCTAATTTAAGTGAGATATCCGTGTTTTAAGTACACCTCTAAATACAGTAAAGGTTTCATTACGTCTGAAACAAGTCTTACACCGACAGCTCTGCCTTCATTGTTGCATCAGAATGCAGTCTTATCTACGTCTGAATTTTCAtgtttactttcatttttctttttgcctttaaTACACGCTGAAACATTCAAGAGAGTAACTTGCATTAGACATATTGCAGACTGAAGTAAGGCACAGCGAGCTTAGTATCCTCAGTGTTTTAAGGCAAAAACATGAAACTAGGGGCTGACAGAAGTTCACAGACGTTAGTATttgacagatgtgtgttttcatgtataGTTGTATGCCATTGTTTAGCATTCAGTACAGTTTGtcatacatttttaactttaatctgcctgttagatttaaaaaaaaaaaaaagcattttccaATAACTCTCAACAGAAATCTTACTGACAAATGTAGTTCGGTTGTACTTGTTATACAGATGAAAGATAGAAAATCAATAAacttgatatttaaaaaaaaaaaaagatctagaAAGAAGTTGAAATAATTTCATAACCTGTTGGATAATTAAAGTAAATCTTGCCTGCTATAGCTGGctgaggaaaatgtattttgcatttgCTAAATATAGCTCCCATGGTGCTTAGTGAAGAAACAATTACACCTTTTGTAACTGTAATCAATAGCACAGCCATTCTGTAATCGTTCAGTTGTCTCCAAGTGAGATGACAACAGATGTTTAAAATAAGTTGCTCAATATTGATTTGTAAATTGTATTGGCTAatgttgtgttgttgtctgtccttttttttacagcagctATTCAATCTCGACTTGAGGGAGCCGAGCAGACAGCTACCAAACCTCAGTCTGGCAATGAGAACACCAGGTTACATCGGTCAGCCACGTAGCAGCACCTCGTTTTCCCTCTCGTCGCTCTCCTGCCTTCCCACTGATCCTTCAGACAATGTATTTCTGACCTCCGGCCAGTGGGGGCAGCAGTCAGAAAGCCCTTTGCCCTCCCAGCTTGCTAATTCCACCCAGTGGGGAAAGTCGGGCTTCCTTGCCCAGCGCTCAGTCAGCATGGTAGagaccagcagcaccacagcagcAAGTCTAGGCTGGCCCGGCACTGACATAAAGCACTCTCAAAGTGACATCAGCCCCACTGCACTGACCATTAGCTCCTCCTCGTCCACCTcgtctgtttcctcctcctcatcacgATATAAGACTGAACTGTGTCGATCTTTCACCGAGAGCGGCTTGTGCAAGTATGGTGGGAAGTGCCAGTTTGCCCATGGGCAAGAAGAGCTGCGGGACCTCAGCAGACATCCCAAATACAAAACGGAGCCGTGTCGCACGTTCCACACCATCGGCTTCTGCCCCTACGGGATGCGCTGCCACTTTGTCCACAacaatgaggaagaaaaaaaaaactctttctCTCGATCTtcctcgtcgtcctcctcctcctcttcctcctccagcatTCACCAGcagcctccttcctcctcccgcTCACACAGACCTCCTCTTGTCAGACAGAGCTTCAGCTTTGCTGGGTTTCCCTCTGCTCCCCAGCAAGCTCTTCAGCCTGCCCTCActgctcatcctcctcctgccacTGCTTCTTTTGCGCGCGCTCCGTCggcctctcctccatcctgcgCTGACATTACCGACCTCCTTTCTCATGCCTTCCTGGAAATGGACTCTGCCTTTGAAGCCTCTCCTGCCCACCAGTTCCAGCCCTCCGTAGGCCAGGCCACTGCAGCAGATCCCCGCTCTCCATTCCTGCCTTCCCCAGACTCCGGCTGTTCTCCATGCGGGCTGTCTCCGACCGCATCCCCTTCCCTGAGGCAAAGTCCCAGCGCTACTGGGGTCTTCTCAAGGCCACTGGGTGCCCGATCCCTGTCTTACACCTCTCTGtcagaccaggaccaggatggAAGTAGCTCTGCCAGCTCGCTCAGTGGCTCCGAATCCTGCGGTGGCATGAATGAAGCCAACGGCAGGCGTCTGGCGGTATTCAGTCAGCTCTCTGTTCCTGACGATGCCACTGGGTTCTGCCTTTAGGCTGCAGTGTgctggaacacaaacacacatttttgcatAGAGACAGACACGTAGGCTCCTGCATACTCAGTGGAGACACAAcatgtgcagcacacacacacatccatgctcAAGCACACACAATGCTTACACACCTGACCCCTATAAATGCACCCACCCCCCCcatgcgcgcgcgcacacacatgcacgcagcCACCGGACTGACACATCAGTTGTTCTTTGCACGCCGACTTAGTGACTGACTCAGAACGCTCAGAGAGATTCGCTGATGAGATGTGTGTGGTTAAAATGTCACTGGCGTTTGCGTAAGGGAAGCCACAGTGATGCTGAAACTAAAATGTGTGTTGCCACTAAAATAGAGTGCATATCAAGATAGAAGTTCAATAGTGCTGGAAGCGTGGCTTCATCAAAACAGTATGCTGAGATGGCAAATTGCGACCGAGATATTGTAATCACAGTGTGATTGGCCACAGTGCCGACTGTAGTTGGGTCCAACCACACCATTCGTAT
The Pempheris klunzingeri isolate RE-2024b chromosome 4, fPemKlu1.hap1, whole genome shotgun sequence genome window above contains:
- the LOC139199890 gene encoding mRNA decay activator protein ZFP36L1, producing the protein MPSYPLSHFSDLEEMMCKQLFNLDLREPSRQLPNLSLAMRTPGYIGQPRSSTSFSLSSLSCLPTDPSDNVFLTSGQWGQQSESPLPSQLANSTQWGKSGFLAQRSVSMVETSSTTAASLGWPGTDIKHSQSDISPTALTISSSSSTSSVSSSSSRYKTELCRSFTESGLCKYGGKCQFAHGQEELRDLSRHPKYKTEPCRTFHTIGFCPYGMRCHFVHNNEEEKKNSFSRSSSSSSSSSSSSSIHQQPPSSSRSHRPPLVRQSFSFAGFPSAPQQALQPALTAHPPPATASFARAPSASPPSCADITDLLSHAFLEMDSAFEASPAHQFQPSVGQATAADPRSPFLPSPDSGCSPCGLSPTASPSLRQSPSATGVFSRPLGARSLSYTSLSDQDQDGSSSASSLSGSESCGGMNEANGRRLAVFSQLSVPDDATGFCL